One window of Maridesulfovibrio ferrireducens genomic DNA carries:
- the plsY gene encoding glycerol-3-phosphate 1-O-acyltransferase PlsY, which yields MLWIFWLVFAYFLGSLPFGLFIAKIGCGIDPRTEGSKNTGATNVARLCGFKYGVAALLLDIAKGFIPVLMASQYSHNWMFLSLVALSAVLGHVFSIFLDMRGGKAVATTIGAFLVLAPAATLWAVIFCVAVIMLSGYVSMGSLTLAVALPVLALFTGSFGAVLLGCVLTIILFWTHRENIRRLATGDENSWKKK from the coding sequence ATGCTTTGGATCTTCTGGTTAGTATTCGCCTATTTTCTGGGATCACTCCCCTTCGGACTTTTTATTGCTAAAATCGGTTGTGGAATTGACCCACGCACAGAAGGAAGCAAAAACACAGGTGCTACAAATGTTGCACGACTATGTGGATTTAAATATGGAGTCGCGGCTCTGTTATTAGATATAGCTAAAGGATTTATCCCGGTCCTCATGGCTTCTCAATACAGTCATAACTGGATGTTTTTATCTCTGGTTGCACTCTCCGCAGTCCTCGGTCATGTATTTTCCATCTTTTTGGATATGCGCGGCGGCAAAGCGGTTGCAACAACAATTGGAGCTTTTCTAGTCCTTGCACCTGCTGCAACTCTCTGGGCTGTAATTTTCTGTGTAGCTGTAATTATGCTGTCAGGATATGTATCAATGGGATCATTGACTCTTGCAGTTGCTCTACCTGTTCTGGCTTTGTTTACCGGAAGCTTCGGAGCGGTCCTTCTAGGATGTGTTTTAACAATAATTCTGTTCTGGACACATAGAGAAAACATTCGGCGCCTTGCAACAGGCGATGAAAATTCATGGAAGAAAAAATAA
- a CDS encoding response regulator, translating to MVVGKGSVDNDELLFAEESAEERCDHFCDHGRKWKILIVDDEEDVHSTTRLVLDDVTFEGGQLEFISAYTGDEALQIMREQSDIAVILLDVVMETTHAGLDVARIIREEMKNKMVRIILRTGQPGQAPERKVIIEYDINDYKHKGELTAQRLFTSVLSALRSYRDILVIDQNRKGLKYIIEASGSLFQQQSISRLAQGVLTQVISLLGLRDSVYMEGSGMAVSSSDSENMRIIASTGRYAECHDIVENCQEISDDTKKKFDKICCIGHGRFIGDDYVGYLPTRQYGSHLLYVEGCGVKHSEQDEDLLRIYSDNVGVAFDNIYLNQEILDTQKEIVRMLGEVVENRSKETACHVVRVSEMTKILGAALALDSEYVDELYYASPMHDVGKIGIPDSILLKPGKLTPEEFEIVKTHTDIGYKILAASNRKLLKTAAIIAYQHHEYWNGSGYPRGLKAENIDIAGRITCITDVFDALCSRRTYKEPWDVDKALEFIKKNREIMFDPALVDVFFEKLEFVLAIQEKYKD from the coding sequence ATGGTTGTTGGCAAAGGTTCTGTTGATAATGATGAACTTCTTTTTGCGGAAGAATCAGCTGAAGAACGTTGTGACCATTTTTGTGATCACGGTAGAAAGTGGAAAATACTTATTGTTGACGATGAAGAGGATGTGCACAGCACCACACGTCTTGTTCTTGATGATGTTACTTTTGAAGGTGGACAGCTTGAATTTATAAGTGCCTATACTGGTGATGAAGCTTTGCAAATAATGCGCGAGCAGTCCGATATCGCAGTTATTCTTCTCGATGTTGTGATGGAAACTACTCATGCGGGACTTGATGTTGCCCGGATAATCCGGGAAGAAATGAAAAATAAAATGGTCCGCATAATTCTTCGGACCGGACAACCGGGGCAAGCTCCTGAGCGTAAAGTTATTATCGAATATGATATTAATGACTATAAGCATAAAGGGGAACTTACAGCCCAGCGTCTTTTTACTTCTGTGCTCTCCGCCTTGCGTTCCTATAGAGATATACTTGTAATTGATCAGAATAGAAAAGGTTTGAAGTATATAATTGAAGCTTCAGGAAGTCTTTTTCAGCAGCAATCCATAAGCCGTCTTGCTCAGGGCGTGCTTACACAGGTTATTTCACTTCTGGGTCTTCGTGACTCTGTATATATGGAAGGAAGCGGTATGGCTGTTTCCAGTTCTGATTCGGAAAATATGCGTATAATAGCTTCAACCGGTCGATATGCGGAGTGTCATGATATTGTGGAAAATTGTCAGGAAATATCAGATGATACTAAGAAAAAATTTGATAAAATATGTTGTATCGGTCATGGCCGTTTTATCGGTGACGACTATGTCGGCTATCTTCCTACACGGCAGTATGGTTCACATTTGTTGTATGTTGAAGGTTGCGGTGTAAAGCACAGTGAGCAGGATGAAGATTTATTGCGAATTTATTCCGATAATGTCGGCGTAGCTTTCGATAATATTTATTTGAATCAGGAAATACTGGATACTCAGAAAGAGATTGTGCGTATGCTTGGAGAGGTTGTTGAAAACCGCTCAAAAGAGACAGCTTGTCACGTTGTACGCGTTTCAGAGATGACTAAAATTTTAGGAGCTGCCCTTGCACTTGATTCTGAATATGTAGATGAATTGTATTATGCTTCACCTATGCACGATGTCGGCAAAATCGGGATACCGGATTCTATTTTATTAAAACCCGGTAAACTTACACCTGAAGAATTTGAGATTGTGAAGACTCATACCGACATAGGGTATAAAATATTGGCCGCAAGCAACAGGAAGCTTTTAAAGACGGCAGCGATTATTGCGTATCAGCACCATGAATATTGGAACGGTTCCGGTTATCCCAGAGGGCTTAAAGCGGAAAATATTGATATTGCCGGAAGAATAACCTGCATAACCGATGTATTTGATGCTCTTTGTAGTCGCCGTACATATAAAGAACCATGGGATGTGGACAAGGCTCTCGAATTTATTAAAAAGAATCGGGAGATTATGTTTGATCCTGCTTTGGTTGATGTCTTTTTTGAAAAGTTGGAATTTGTTTTGGCTATTCAAGAAAAATATAAAGATTAA
- a CDS encoding HAMP domain-containing sensor histidine kinase, with product MQDTELFADDELLFTGEEVEERPVKKAKPWRVLVVDDEPDIHTMTQMVLGDYSFEGRKLEFISAFTGEESLNILKKDHDIAVVLLDVVMETSTAGLDVARRIRTFVNNQFVRIILRTGQPGVAPEHKVITELDINDYWQKAELTSQRLTTSITTALRSYRDLRKIEQNRVSLAQLAMSVAHQIRNRTMTITGFANLATRKLDQESDIAKYLETISEESGRLEEVVGSVSDYASIDNCDHQNSEIFPLLEEVVIEIKKFAANLDKNVEFDISLKHAVIDGRPDLFKKAIEELMKNAVIFSDESSPRVELSVQVDSELCQIKVIDNGSGIDDADLPYIYDPFFTKRPEAVGMGLSIVRRVIDGYNWILDYSKEGRNGAVFTLIIPI from the coding sequence ATGCAGGATACTGAGTTATTTGCTGATGACGAGCTTCTTTTTACGGGAGAAGAGGTTGAAGAACGTCCGGTCAAAAAGGCGAAGCCTTGGCGTGTCCTTGTTGTTGATGATGAGCCGGATATTCACACTATGACTCAAATGGTACTTGGGGATTATTCTTTCGAGGGGCGTAAGCTTGAATTTATTAGTGCTTTTACAGGGGAAGAGTCTTTAAATATTCTTAAAAAAGATCATGATATAGCTGTAGTCCTTTTAGATGTTGTAATGGAGACGAGTACTGCCGGTCTTGATGTTGCCAGACGCATAAGGACTTTTGTAAATAATCAGTTTGTAAGAATAATTTTAAGAACAGGACAGCCGGGAGTTGCGCCGGAGCATAAAGTTATTACTGAACTTGATATCAACGATTACTGGCAGAAAGCTGAACTTACATCACAACGGCTGACAACTTCTATTACGACTGCTTTGAGGTCCTATAGGGATTTACGCAAGATTGAGCAAAACCGCGTTAGTCTTGCCCAGCTCGCAATGTCTGTTGCGCATCAGATCAGAAATAGAACAATGACAATTACCGGTTTTGCCAATTTGGCAACGCGTAAACTTGATCAAGAGTCTGACATCGCAAAGTATCTGGAAACTATTTCTGAGGAATCCGGCAGACTGGAAGAAGTTGTCGGTAGTGTTTCCGATTATGCTTCCATTGATAATTGCGATCATCAAAATTCTGAAATTTTTCCGCTTCTGGAAGAAGTTGTTATTGAGATTAAAAAATTTGCAGCAAACCTTGATAAGAATGTCGAGTTTGATATCAGTCTGAAGCATGCTGTTATAGATGGAAGGCCAGACCTTTTTAAGAAGGCTATTGAAGAATTGATGAAGAATGCTGTTATATTCAGTGATGAGTCTTCACCTCGGGTCGAGCTTAGCGTTCAGGTTGATTCTGAATTGTGTCAGATAAAAGTTATCGATAACGGTTCAGGAATTGATGATGCGGATCTTCCATATATTTATGATCCTTTTTTTACCAAGAGACCTGAAGCGGTAGGTATGGGGTTAAGCATCGTCAGGAGAGTTATTGACGGTTATAACTGGATTTTGGATTATTCAAAGGAAGGTCGTAACGGGGCTGTTTTTACGTTGATAATTCCTATTTGA
- a CDS encoding DUF2721 domain-containing protein, translating into MDTSELIRIMQGSIAPVILISGVGLILLSMTNRLARPLDQIRKILLLLNSHSDVEVDYLHRELKILYKRCRILRSAIAMCVISIFFVSLVILMLFSTFLFELGIGLVIKICFALCIVSLISSLMLFLWDISLTLHGVRIEIREHYLRDQRN; encoded by the coding sequence ATGGATACTTCAGAGTTAATACGTATTATGCAGGGGTCGATTGCTCCGGTTATTTTGATTTCCGGTGTGGGTTTAATTTTATTGTCCATGACTAATCGTTTGGCTCGCCCATTGGATCAAATTAGAAAAATTCTTCTACTTTTAAATAGTCATTCTGATGTAGAGGTTGATTATCTTCATCGTGAACTTAAAATTCTTTATAAAAGGTGTAGAATATTACGAAGCGCAATTGCTATGTGCGTCATTAGTATATTTTTTGTCAGTCTTGTTATTTTGATGTTGTTTTCTACTTTTCTTTTCGAGCTTGGAATAGGTTTGGTAATTAAGATATGCTTTGCGCTCTGCATAGTCAGTCTCATCAGTTCTTTGATGTTATTTTTGTGGGATATCAGTTTGACTCTGCATGGAGTGAGAATTGAGATACGTGAACATTATTTAAGAGATCAAAGAAATTAA
- a CDS encoding CBS and ACT domain-containing protein has product MLVGDWMTEEVLTLFPGAPISDAVEMMREAGIRQIPVTEASGLVIGIVSDRDIRDAMPSKYLAGDGASVKSVGLKGLKIKDIMTHDPFIVAPDTCMEIAAETLLENKIGGLPVVDEFGLVGIITDVDIYRFLTTVTGVNRGSSQFAFLLEDSAPALEELLSDLWARGVRLSTVFTSYEGVEHGLRRVFVWVQRLDDGTIDSLVTHLKKNYGLKYHVHKGETFKTEF; this is encoded by the coding sequence ATGCTAGTAGGGGATTGGATGACGGAAGAGGTTTTAACCCTCTTTCCTGGTGCGCCTATAAGTGACGCAGTTGAAATGATGCGAGAAGCCGGGATTAGGCAAATACCTGTAACTGAAGCTTCCGGTCTTGTTATCGGGATAGTTTCAGATAGAGATATCCGTGATGCTATGCCTTCAAAGTATCTGGCAGGAGACGGAGCTTCTGTTAAAAGTGTTGGTTTGAAGGGGCTTAAGATTAAAGACATAATGACTCATGATCCATTCATTGTTGCTCCTGATACATGTATGGAAATCGCAGCCGAAACTCTGCTTGAAAATAAAATCGGAGGACTGCCGGTTGTCGACGAGTTCGGGCTTGTCGGTATTATTACCGATGTTGATATTTATAGATTTTTGACAACTGTTACCGGGGTAAATCGCGGAAGTTCACAATTCGCATTTTTGTTGGAAGATTCAGCTCCCGCTCTGGAAGAATTGCTGAGTGACTTGTGGGCAAGAGGCGTTAGACTTTCAACCGTGTTTACATCTTATGAAGGAGTTGAGCACGGGCTTAGAAGAGTTTTTGTTTGGGTTCAACGGCTTGATGACGGGACAATTGATTCGTTAGTCACACACCTAAAAAAAAATTACGGGTTAAAGTATCATGTGCATAAAGGTGAAACCTTTAAAACTGAATTTTAA